The region TTAAGACAGtgtgaacaaaaaaattatatcgttccagacatgccGTTTTTGtccgacacatgcatatacTTGCAATCAAGTAAATCACTCTCCAAAATAGGATGTACTgctacactactataatcaggtacaggtccaggtccagacctggacctgaccctctggacctggactggactggacctgaattttatgtactggtacccacccctagttacagatgtacaaaatgaccatAACAGACTGCAGCCATATACATTGAAAGCTGGTGTGCTCATGACAACTGAATGGCAATTGGCTAAAATGTAAACATGAAAGCACACAGTATTATGTGTACATTTACACAGCACACCTGGGCTGGAATATATACAATATTAAATGCATTATGCCAGAAAAAGCAAGCATTGATTTAttacacagacagatacagTTTATATAATCCTGTccctaaaatacatgtagtatggccTTTTTCAGTCGACTTTACCTCAAGTGACCCTTTTTTTCATCTTACATTGAAGTAAGGTTTATGTGGCCTAAGCAGTCTTGAGTTCAAACTCGATGATTTATAAAATTATATACAGGAAGTGCAGCAAAAGTACCACAGGGAAATTGATAAATAGAAATGCATGTAGTAAGTGGCATAGAAGTTATAAGATAAATTGCTTTGCCTGAAACACTGCTACAGATCACAGAACACCATTTTTCACCATTTGTACATTCTTTGCCTCCATTGCATTCTATTACTGTATGCAGTCTTTGAAAGTCATAGGCATGCCagttaggggtggatactggttcggcttaataaggcccaagtccaggtttaggtccagagatttaggttcaggtccggacctgaacctggacatGATCCTGtcgttgatgttttgttttattagaccaatattaagcatagagaattaatactgacacgcacaactataaaagtttcttggtgagaagactttcaagataaatcagtgtttgatatttgaatgttgcacttattttaaatgtcaatttttatttttttgtcagaggggagactcaaaacacttttaatcaaacaaaatagaaaaaatatatatgaactttcttcagtttttttttactcatgtttttggctttcaggttttttggactcggttcttgaatgttataaaggtccgaatcaggtccagcgaaccggtatccacccctaatgcCAGTGTTTATGGTGATTGCTGTAGTCATAAtgcaatgtttttgttgttccaGGGTATCCTGGTGGTCTATGACATCACCAATAAATGGTCATTTGATGGCATCGACAGATGGTTAAAGGAAGTAGAGGAGGTGAGTGTGCTACCCTGtctgttaaaggaaacccaagcaatattagggcccgaaaattggattttgaaagtcaatctatttagtcatttctacacatgattagttcaaacaacactatcacaatgtaaagcgacatccatgatgcaaaaatatgacgtcggtgtgatgtgtgaactcactgaaaatcgtcgctgggttttttgtaggctcgcaaaactaaggggattgACATACGGGTCGTTTTTGCACAGtattaaaatgctcaaagtatgaagttattacgcaaatgtgctaaacaatgttagtaaatgtcactacaataaagatttcagcattttttatttgcattttttgggTCCTAattttgctttggttgcctttaaaaacaTTGGCAatttcagtcaaacctgtacaagtgaccacctctacataaggaccacctggccaatgttaccactttttggtgatccCTTGGATGGCTTTCCCcttgacacaagcattatgaATCCTGTCTACCGGCCACATAGACCTGATTTTATTggtcccgagtggtcttctGTTGCAGTTTTGACTATCAATGGTTTTGTACAACAGCTAAATTTTCATGAACCTGTTTCTTCTTGTGACATGGCTAGCCAAATCATGTTGCTTTCTTCATTCTGAAGAATATACCAGTAGTCACAATATCTGTTTGTCATTGTATCGGTAATGTCTAAACTCAGAAAGACTATTGCACCACCTAGCATCTTTGAGGTGAAGTGCATTTGCAGcccttgaataattttgcagtGATATTTTATTTTGGCCAATGGTTGAACTCGTTACAGTTTCATTGGCTGGAATGAACTATAACAAGCTTTCTGATTGAACAACTgccttttgtttttccttctcccagcatgcaccaGGAGTACCCAAGATCCTGGTGGGCAACCGCCTCCATCTTGCCTTCAAGCGGCAGGTGAGCATCCCGGCAGCTGAGCAGTACGCCATGAAGAACGACATGGCCTTCTTCGAAGTCAGCCCGCTGTGCGACTTCAACATCACAGAGTCCTTCTTAGAACTGTCCAGAATAGCCTTGAAAAGACATGGCATCGACAGATTTCTCAAGTGTAACAAAGGTACGTGGCAAGTCCTCTCATTGGAATTTAGGCTCATCGATTGCCGTTCAACGAAGCAAATGGTGACGTTAGATTCAGATTGATGTTTCCAGACTCCAGAACTACATTGTGTCTGCATTTTATAGAATTATTGATAGAAGCGTTTTAGTTTCTTTTCCCATCAAATTGATGCAAAAAATATCATGCTAAACTTAGCAATAATAATTGTATGATTGAAGCATATCTTTAGGTACAAACATTTAGTAcaagcagtgttctcaccaggattttttcacagcgtaggggtcacagaaggccaactttggaTGGTGCAAGTCACTCGCGGAGTGCCAAAGCcatgataacggttgggagtTTGGCATCTTCCtgcacaaaatattgaaattcatagccaaaaaaaacactatttcctgcattttgagggacacATTTTGcgaagttaagtttttcctctgtcacatcctcattctaaagccaaatatgaccTTTtaataagatttatgaaggttgttcccagaaagaaacacccctatgctcattgaaacacagcatcagGGTTTAGATCACAacatcgggggtccagatcacagcatcgggggcccctaCGCTGAAAAGGCCAGGCGAGAACACTGACAAGGCTTTAGTAAGTTTATTATAATATCCCCTTTGTCCTGTCCGCAGTGTTGAGTCTACAGGACCTGTGCTCCAGAGTGATTGTCCAGTACACCCACCCTCACCACATCGAGAAGCTTCCCTTGCCCACGTCTCTACGTTCCAGACTTCGATCATTCTCCAACACCAGCATGTGTGCCCACCCCATGCCCTCCCCCTACCCCAGCAAGAGGACAAAGATCATCCGTCCAGACTCCCCCTCCCACACCAGCGTTCGGAAAAGCTGCTGCATTTCCTAGCAGTACGGCCCTGTAGCATACTGTATATAGATGATGAACAACTTTTTATTGTATTGAATGTTGTCGTATTTGTCTTGTGTATAGAGTATCTATGAATTACGGCTGCTTTTGCACTTTTTTCGAGGAGGCACTATTTCGAGCAACTGAAAATGACACGAATACCTGCTATGTCAACAGTGTAGCAAGGGACTGGATAAAACCCAAAGGTTAGAAGAAAGCAAGGGTCTGGAAGAAGTTTTAGCTGGAAGAAGTCTTAGGCTGTACTGTCTGTAAAATGTTAGAATGAGTACTTAAAGGAAAACAG is a window of Branchiostoma lanceolatum isolate klBraLanc5 chromosome 8, klBraLanc5.hap2, whole genome shotgun sequence DNA encoding:
- the LOC136439842 gene encoding ras-related protein Rab-40B-like; amino-acid sequence: MDVELSRENPRRTFGAMSTRSPKRDYDYLLKFLLVGDSDVGKQEILSGLDDGANDSPFGYGCGIDYKTTTILLDGKRVKLQLWDASGQGRFCTIFRSYSRGAQGILVVYDITNKWSFDGIDRWLKEVEEHAPGVPKILVGNRLHLAFKRQVSIPAAEQYAMKNDMAFFEVSPLCDFNITESFLELSRIALKRHGIDRFLKCNKVLSLQDLCSRVIVQYTHPHHIEKLPLPTSLRSRLRSFSNTSMCAHPMPSPYPSKRTKIIRPDSPSHTSVRKSCCIS